A genomic segment from Polyangium mundeleinium encodes:
- a CDS encoding GON domain-containing protein: MNLVQNLSRFALSFALLAPFMTGCIADGSDLDAADLSEDSVAEAEQALGPQPPPPPPPPPPATCQEIRTRNPNAGDGHYLLHIDHNVAKGWTAYCHNMASSPVEYLTLPNTTASANFSQYTVGGAVSGSNVRTSYTKIRIDPDSLLVDIGDQTFSSSSGQLTHGGGPVTSMPFGVGMSCDASPSGVGNIDLTGTPFAVAEDAFQVGGASSSGSAVYSVDNRVVNLSGGGFCGWICSNPATFNPFNDAGDFQLALEFVPPS, from the coding sequence ATGAATCTCGTGCAGAACCTCTCGCGTTTCGCCCTCTCGTTTGCCCTTCTCGCCCCGTTCATGACGGGCTGCATTGCCGACGGCAGCGATCTCGACGCCGCGGACCTCTCCGAGGATTCGGTCGCCGAGGCCGAGCAGGCCCTCGGCCCGCAGCCGCCGCCTCCGCCGCCCCCACCGCCCCCGGCGACGTGCCAGGAGATCCGGACCCGGAACCCCAATGCCGGCGACGGTCATTACCTCCTGCACATCGATCACAACGTGGCCAAGGGCTGGACGGCGTACTGCCACAACATGGCCTCCTCGCCGGTCGAGTACCTCACGTTGCCCAACACCACCGCGTCGGCGAATTTCTCGCAGTACACCGTGGGCGGCGCCGTCTCGGGCTCGAACGTGCGGACGAGCTATACGAAGATCCGCATCGACCCGGATTCGCTGCTCGTCGATATCGGGGACCAGACGTTCTCCTCGTCGAGCGGCCAGCTCACGCACGGCGGCGGGCCCGTCACGTCGATGCCGTTCGGCGTGGGCATGTCGTGCGACGCGTCGCCCTCGGGCGTCGGCAACATCGACCTCACCGGCACGCCGTTCGCGGTGGCGGAGGACGCGTTCCAGGTCGGCGGCGCATCCTCCTCGGGCTCGGCGGTCTACAGCGTCGACAACCGCGTCGTGAATCTGAGCGGCGGCGGCTTCTGCGGCTGGATTTGCTCGAACCCGGCGACGTTCAACCCCTTCAATGACGCGGGCGACTTCCAGCTCGCCCTCGAATTCGTCCCGCCCTCCTGA
- a CDS encoding RNA polymerase sigma factor translates to MTTSSVNPPIERLLRDLAPQVLGAVVRRFRDFSASEDAVQEALLAAATQWPREGVPDNPQGWLVQVAARRLADHVRSESARRRREAIVVSLVPAEMQVALAEAGEGDEPDDTLTLLFLCCHPALSLPSAIALTLRAVGGLTTAEIARAFLVPEATMAQRISRAKQSIKASGVPFERPTPEERAERLGAVLHVLYLIFNEGYTASAGPALHRSDLSSEAIRLARVVHTLLPDDGEVAGLLALMLLTDARRAARTGSAGELIPLDQQDRSLWDQAAIAEGVALVTRALSSGSIGAYQLQAAIAAVHDEAARAEETDWPQILALYGVLMQMSDNPMVALNHAIATAMVHGPAAGLDLLRALDEDPRLAGHHRLDAVRAHLLERAGDREAAIESYGKAAGCTTSLPERDYLLTQAARLREAGV, encoded by the coding sequence GTGACCACGTCGTCTGTGAACCCCCCGATCGAGCGCCTGCTGCGTGACCTCGCGCCGCAGGTGCTCGGCGCCGTCGTCCGGCGCTTCCGCGACTTCAGCGCATCCGAGGACGCGGTGCAGGAAGCGCTGCTCGCGGCCGCGACGCAATGGCCACGCGAGGGCGTTCCGGACAACCCGCAGGGCTGGCTCGTCCAGGTCGCGGCGCGGCGCCTCGCCGATCACGTCCGAAGCGAGTCGGCCCGCCGCCGCCGGGAGGCGATCGTGGTCAGCCTCGTGCCAGCGGAGATGCAGGTCGCGCTCGCCGAAGCGGGCGAAGGCGACGAGCCGGACGACACGCTCACCCTGCTCTTCTTGTGTTGCCATCCCGCGCTCTCGCTTCCCTCCGCCATCGCGCTGACGCTGCGCGCGGTCGGCGGCCTGACGACGGCCGAGATCGCCCGGGCCTTTTTGGTCCCGGAGGCGACGATGGCGCAACGGATCAGCCGGGCCAAACAGAGCATCAAGGCCTCGGGCGTGCCGTTCGAACGGCCGACGCCCGAGGAGCGCGCCGAGCGGCTCGGCGCCGTGCTGCACGTGCTCTACCTCATCTTCAACGAGGGCTACACGGCGAGCGCGGGCCCGGCGCTGCACCGGAGCGATCTGTCGAGCGAGGCGATCCGGCTCGCGCGCGTGGTCCACACGCTCCTGCCGGATGACGGCGAGGTCGCGGGCCTGCTCGCGTTGATGCTCCTGACGGACGCGCGACGCGCGGCGCGGACGGGGTCTGCGGGCGAGCTGATCCCGCTCGACCAGCAGGACCGGAGCCTGTGGGATCAGGCAGCGATCGCCGAAGGGGTCGCGCTCGTGACGCGCGCCTTGTCGAGCGGGTCGATCGGCGCGTACCAGCTCCAGGCGGCGATCGCGGCCGTGCACGACGAAGCAGCGCGCGCCGAGGAGACGGACTGGCCGCAGATCCTGGCGCTCTACGGCGTGCTGATGCAGATGTCCGACAACCCCATGGTGGCGCTGAACCACGCCATCGCGACGGCCATGGTCCACGGTCCGGCCGCGGGGCTCGATCTCCTCCGGGCGCTCGACGAGGACCCGCGCCTCGCAGGCCACCATCGCCTCGACGCTGTGCGCGCGCATTTGCTGGAGCGGGCGGGCGATCGAGAAGCGGCGATCGAGAGCTACGGCAAAGCCGCGGGCTGCACGACGAGCCTGCCGGAGCGGGACTATCTGCTGACGCAAGCGGCGCGGCTCCGCGAGGCCGGGGTGTAG
- a CDS encoding YciI family protein — MKYLLMMHTPSGGPYQVMSWPQKDLKAHIDFMRSFAQKLTASGELLAAEGLAGPDQAKLVRAGKDGRPVTDGVFPEAKEFLAGYWFVDVASPERAYEIAAQASVAPGLGGAPLYLGIEVRQVMAAPPADWP, encoded by the coding sequence ATGAAATACCTCCTGATGATGCACACGCCGTCCGGGGGCCCCTACCAGGTCATGAGCTGGCCGCAGAAGGACCTCAAGGCGCACATCGACTTCATGAGGAGCTTCGCGCAGAAGCTCACCGCATCGGGCGAGCTCTTGGCGGCCGAAGGTCTGGCCGGTCCCGACCAGGCGAAGCTCGTGCGCGCCGGCAAGGACGGGAGGCCCGTCACCGACGGCGTGTTCCCGGAGGCGAAGGAGTTTCTCGCCGGCTACTGGTTCGTGGATGTCGCGAGCCCCGAGCGCGCCTACGAGATCGCCGCGCAGGCGTCCGTCGCGCCCGGCCTCGGCGGCGCGCCGCTCTACCTCGGGATCGAAGTGCGGCAGGTGATGGCCGCGCCCCCCGCCGATTGGCCGTGA
- a CDS encoding SDR family NAD(P)-dependent oxidoreductase — protein MKDKIIVITGASAGIGAAIARKAAAEGARVVLAARREKELSEVAAACGPDALAVITDVTVRSDVESLARQAVERFRRVDVWINNAGRGITRAPSEITDDDLDMMMRDNVKSALYGMQAILPHFKERNAGQILNVSSMLGRIPFFALRAAYSASKHALNALTAGLRAELRHTFPGIVVTTVSPGVVATEFGLNAVHGGVDSRSMPGAQSVDEVADVVIDAIRNPQIDVYTRPVYADNVRRYYDDMDAFERASFVGPK, from the coding sequence ATGAAGGACAAGATCATCGTCATCACGGGGGCGAGCGCGGGGATCGGCGCTGCGATCGCGCGAAAGGCGGCGGCCGAGGGGGCGCGCGTCGTGCTCGCCGCGCGCAGGGAGAAGGAGCTCTCCGAGGTCGCCGCCGCGTGCGGGCCTGACGCGCTCGCGGTGATCACGGACGTGACCGTGCGCTCCGACGTTGAATCCCTCGCGCGGCAGGCCGTCGAGCGGTTCCGCCGGGTCGACGTGTGGATCAACAACGCGGGCCGCGGCATCACCCGCGCCCCCTCCGAAATCACGGACGACGATCTCGATATGATGATGCGCGACAACGTGAAAAGCGCGCTCTACGGCATGCAGGCGATCCTGCCGCATTTCAAGGAGCGTAACGCGGGGCAGATCCTCAACGTCTCCTCGATGCTCGGCCGTATCCCGTTTTTCGCCCTCCGGGCCGCCTACTCGGCCTCCAAACACGCGCTGAACGCCCTTACCGCCGGCCTGCGCGCCGAGCTCAGACACACGTTCCCGGGGATCGTCGTCACCACCGTCTCGCCGGGGGTCGTCGCGACGGAGTTCGGCCTCAATGCCGTGCACGGCGGGGTCGATTCGCGATCCATGCCGGGCGCGCAGAGTGTCGACGAGGTCGCCGACGTGGTGATCGACGCGATTCGCAATCCGCAGATCGACGTGTACACGCGCCCCGTGTATGCCGACAATGTTCGCCGTTATTACGATGACATGGACGCCTTCGAGCGCGCCTCGTTTGTCGGGCCGAAATGA
- a CDS encoding sigma 54-interacting transcriptional regulator — MSSERDASFTLTSIDDGRSLRLPNLRVTVTPPDRQTVTAPLGLAPLVLGKSPECDLVVTDPKVSRVHCEIRLTEQGVLLKDIQSRNGTFIRDVRIVEALLPPGVPATVGDSMLVVQPSGGAAVLPLSTRGSFGDAVGEGLAMRALFARLERVAKSEETILLLGESGTGKEVLARSLHQESRRAHGPYVIVDCGAIPSSTIEGELFGTVAGAATGAVNRAGFFEAAHQGTIFIDEIGEVPLEAQQKLLRVIEARTVRRLGSTQERAIDVRIVAATHRNLKAMVAAGKFRQDLYFRLSVLELQVPPLRERREDIPLLVERFLSSRNPPLKASDLPPETLPMLVGYEWPGNVRELRNVIARLVLFPELLHEILGPAAGYAPEPTAAPLRADEAAKVDPEDLKLGKLLELSLPEAREAVLAELERKYATAKLRKYDGNISRAAEAMGVSRQLLHRLLDRHGIRAKDGLSESPASRRT, encoded by the coding sequence GTGTCCAGCGAACGCGACGCTTCCTTCACCTTGACGAGCATCGACGACGGACGATCCCTGCGGCTGCCGAACCTTCGGGTCACCGTCACGCCCCCCGATCGGCAAACCGTCACGGCGCCCCTCGGGCTCGCGCCCCTCGTGCTCGGCAAGAGCCCCGAATGTGATCTCGTGGTCACGGATCCCAAGGTATCGCGGGTGCATTGCGAGATCCGCCTCACCGAGCAGGGCGTCCTCTTGAAGGACATCCAGAGCCGGAATGGCACCTTCATTCGTGACGTGCGTATCGTCGAGGCCCTCCTCCCGCCGGGCGTGCCCGCCACCGTGGGCGATTCGATGCTCGTTGTGCAGCCGTCCGGCGGGGCCGCCGTCCTTCCCCTCTCCACGCGCGGCTCGTTCGGCGACGCGGTCGGCGAAGGCCTCGCGATGCGGGCGCTCTTCGCGCGGCTGGAGCGCGTGGCGAAATCCGAAGAGACCATTCTTTTGCTCGGCGAATCCGGCACGGGCAAGGAGGTGCTCGCCCGCTCCCTTCACCAGGAGAGCCGGCGCGCCCATGGCCCGTACGTGATCGTCGATTGTGGGGCCATCCCGTCGTCCACCATCGAGGGCGAGCTCTTCGGGACCGTCGCGGGTGCGGCCACGGGCGCGGTGAACCGGGCGGGCTTCTTCGAGGCCGCGCATCAGGGGACGATCTTCATCGACGAGATCGGTGAAGTTCCGCTCGAAGCGCAGCAGAAATTGCTCCGCGTGATCGAGGCTCGGACCGTGCGGAGGCTCGGTTCGACGCAGGAGCGGGCCATCGACGTGCGCATCGTCGCGGCCACGCATCGGAACCTCAAGGCCATGGTGGCAGCGGGCAAGTTCCGGCAGGACCTGTATTTCCGCCTCTCGGTGCTCGAGCTTCAAGTGCCACCCCTGCGTGAGCGGCGGGAGGACATTCCGCTGCTCGTCGAACGTTTCCTTTCGAGCCGCAATCCACCGCTGAAGGCCTCGGACCTGCCGCCCGAGACCCTTCCTATGTTGGTGGGATACGAATGGCCGGGCAACGTGCGCGAGCTCCGAAACGTGATCGCGCGTCTCGTGCTGTTTCCCGAGCTCCTGCACGAGATCCTGGGCCCTGCGGCGGGCTACGCGCCCGAGCCCACGGCCGCGCCGCTGCGCGCCGACGAGGCGGCGAAGGTGGATCCGGAGGATTTGAAGCTCGGCAAATTGCTCGAACTTTCGCTGCCCGAGGCGCGTGAGGCCGTGCTGGCAGAGCTCGAACGCAAGTACGCGACGGCAAAGCTTCGCAAGTACGACGGCAACATCTCGCGCGCGGCCGAGGCCATGGGCGTCTCGCGGCAGCTCCTTCACCGGTTGCTCGACCGGCACGGGATACGCGCCAAGGATGGCCTCTCCGAGAGCCCGGCGTCGCGGCGGACCTGA
- a CDS encoding serine/threonine-protein kinase gives MKYGRLRRDEPGQTQDVTVEQAEPPRAPPVVDHASSAGASDVTHTLDAPAQIARAEQVPPDAGAEMSEIPPALYSRFEAFEFLGRGGMGAVYKARDFRLGREVAIKLLFGADPELGGSLLREARSQARIDHENVCEVYEAGTADHIRFIVMQLLHGEPLDKVRSAMTLEEKVRVVRQVALALHEAHRIGLVHRDVKPANILVERGEDGAWKPYIMDFGLAREMGDTGATVTGALMGTPSFMAPEQAAGKVRSLDRRTDVYCLGATLYDVLAGRPPIVADNLPSLLQGIVQDEPPPVRKVFRDVPQDLEAIVMKCLEKEPSARYESAKALGDDLQRFLDGDPVEARRRSVGYVLWKRARRHKGKVALASVALVVVAVLVGAWIRERQRAATQVTLSRELGESVKEMEFFLRNAHGMPLHDMDRERTIVRERLKAIASSMGAVGKIGEGPGHYALGCGYLALQEHAEALAHLTRAEAAGYRDTGLDYSMGMALSEIYKKELADTKRMEGERKRQRIAVIEAEYKAPALVHLKAALGGTIEAPAYVEGLIAFHEGRHEEALVKAREAFEKAPWLYEARKLEGDVLFAMGRKYGHDAAFDHEKMSNWFGQAGDAYHAAAAIGSSDPAVHVAMCELFTQEMNGARAAQKALRPSFEAAKEACGNAIAASPAIGLGHLRLAQLHSHFAWHVAVGDAPDEQPEVAIAKALEHAEKAAQRGAEEPMAWYVVAAVWRTRALHASERGLDVVPAVDHAITAYDEALLRDPVFVWALNESCSAYYSRAQHEFMHGIDARRSIEEGLRRCNKALEIDPSFSYAKLTAIDHRLLLAEQAVAMGQSPRDVVKEAEALIDAFQQQSPRSSVPHRFRAMLALMEATYLLESGGDPTPALLRADANTAEHARLAPTSSLTDKLRGRAATIRARLHCERGEDPSSWILEARDAFGNAMKAKPSHLEYRVGSAMVETIALRWAMQRNKANEARFDAALESVLPLLDVKRADPRLYVALGEIHELKGRFRSGRGGGAEPEITRGLAFITQALSIHPRMPGALACKGRLLLLRASMAKRESEAREAAKLSLEAFSAAARDNPLVERMDRQAIEAARRLAREAPARGP, from the coding sequence ATGAAATACGGACGGCTGCGACGGGACGAGCCCGGACAAACGCAGGACGTGACGGTCGAGCAGGCCGAGCCGCCTCGCGCGCCGCCCGTCGTGGACCATGCATCTTCGGCCGGCGCGTCCGACGTCACCCATACGCTGGACGCACCTGCGCAGATCGCGCGTGCGGAGCAGGTGCCGCCGGACGCGGGCGCTGAAATGTCGGAAATCCCGCCGGCGCTGTATTCGCGTTTCGAGGCGTTCGAATTCCTCGGGCGTGGTGGAATGGGCGCCGTGTACAAGGCGCGGGATTTTCGCCTCGGCCGCGAGGTCGCCATCAAGCTTCTCTTCGGCGCCGATCCCGAGCTCGGCGGCAGCTTGCTCCGCGAGGCCCGCTCGCAGGCGCGCATCGACCATGAAAACGTGTGTGAGGTGTACGAGGCCGGGACGGCCGATCATATCCGGTTCATCGTCATGCAGCTCCTGCATGGCGAGCCGCTCGACAAGGTGAGGTCGGCGATGACGCTGGAAGAGAAGGTGCGCGTCGTCCGGCAGGTCGCCTTGGCTTTGCACGAGGCGCATCGGATCGGGCTCGTGCATCGCGACGTCAAACCCGCGAACATCCTGGTAGAGCGCGGCGAGGACGGGGCGTGGAAGCCCTACATCATGGATTTCGGCCTCGCGCGGGAAATGGGTGATACCGGGGCGACGGTGACGGGCGCGCTCATGGGAACGCCGTCGTTCATGGCGCCCGAGCAGGCGGCGGGGAAGGTGCGCTCCCTCGATCGTCGCACGGACGTGTATTGCCTCGGCGCGACGCTCTACGACGTCCTCGCCGGCCGTCCGCCGATCGTCGCCGACAACCTCCCGTCCTTGCTCCAGGGGATCGTGCAGGACGAGCCCCCGCCGGTCCGCAAGGTTTTTCGCGACGTGCCCCAGGACCTCGAGGCGATCGTGATGAAATGCCTCGAAAAGGAGCCTTCGGCGCGATACGAATCGGCGAAGGCGCTGGGCGACGATCTGCAGCGGTTCCTCGATGGTGATCCGGTGGAGGCGCGGCGGCGATCGGTCGGATACGTCCTGTGGAAGCGCGCGCGGCGGCACAAGGGCAAGGTGGCGCTCGCGAGCGTCGCGCTCGTCGTCGTGGCGGTGCTCGTCGGGGCCTGGATACGCGAGCGACAGCGGGCTGCCACGCAGGTGACGCTCTCGCGCGAACTCGGCGAGAGCGTGAAGGAAATGGAGTTTTTCCTGCGAAACGCGCACGGCATGCCGCTCCACGACATGGATCGCGAGCGGACGATCGTGCGCGAGCGGTTGAAGGCGATCGCGTCGTCGATGGGCGCCGTGGGGAAGATCGGCGAGGGGCCGGGGCATTATGCGCTCGGGTGTGGGTACCTCGCGCTGCAGGAGCACGCGGAGGCGCTCGCGCACCTCACGCGGGCGGAGGCCGCGGGGTATCGGGATACGGGGCTCGATTATTCGATGGGGATGGCGCTCAGCGAGATCTACAAGAAAGAGCTCGCGGACACGAAGCGGATGGAGGGGGAGCGGAAGCGACAACGCATCGCGGTGATCGAGGCCGAATACAAGGCGCCGGCGCTCGTGCACCTCAAAGCGGCGCTCGGGGGGACGATCGAGGCGCCTGCGTACGTGGAGGGGCTGATCGCGTTTCACGAGGGGCGGCACGAGGAGGCGCTCGTGAAGGCGCGGGAGGCCTTCGAGAAGGCGCCTTGGCTGTACGAGGCGCGGAAGCTCGAAGGCGACGTGCTCTTCGCGATGGGGAGGAAGTACGGCCACGACGCGGCGTTCGACCACGAAAAGATGTCGAATTGGTTCGGTCAGGCGGGGGACGCGTATCACGCGGCCGCCGCCATCGGGAGCAGCGATCCGGCGGTGCACGTCGCGATGTGCGAGCTCTTCACGCAGGAGATGAACGGCGCGCGCGCGGCGCAGAAGGCCCTCCGGCCGAGCTTCGAGGCGGCGAAGGAGGCGTGTGGAAACGCGATCGCCGCGAGCCCCGCGATTGGTCTCGGACACCTGCGATTGGCGCAATTGCATTCGCATTTCGCGTGGCACGTCGCCGTCGGGGATGCGCCCGACGAGCAGCCGGAGGTCGCGATCGCGAAGGCCCTCGAGCACGCGGAGAAGGCGGCGCAGAGGGGCGCCGAGGAGCCGATGGCGTGGTACGTCGTGGCCGCGGTTTGGCGGACGCGGGCCCTTCACGCGAGCGAGCGCGGCCTCGATGTGGTGCCCGCGGTCGACCACGCCATCACGGCGTACGACGAGGCGCTCTTGCGGGACCCCGTCTTCGTGTGGGCGCTGAACGAAAGCTGCTCCGCGTATTATTCCCGTGCCCAGCACGAATTCATGCACGGCATCGACGCGCGCCGCTCCATCGAGGAGGGACTTCGGCGTTGCAACAAGGCCCTCGAGATCGACCCGAGTTTTTCCTACGCGAAGCTCACGGCGATCGACCATCGATTGCTGCTGGCGGAGCAAGCGGTGGCGATGGGGCAATCCCCGCGCGACGTCGTGAAGGAAGCGGAGGCGCTGATCGATGCGTTTCAGCAGCAATCGCCGCGCTCGTCGGTGCCGCATCGCTTTCGCGCCATGCTGGCGCTGATGGAAGCGACGTACCTGCTCGAATCCGGCGGCGATCCGACGCCTGCATTGCTCCGGGCCGACGCAAACACCGCGGAGCACGCGCGCCTCGCGCCGACGTCCTCCCTCACGGACAAGCTCCGCGGACGAGCGGCCACGATCCGCGCGCGGCTTCATTGCGAGCGCGGGGAGGATCCGTCGTCCTGGATCCTCGAAGCGAGGGACGCCTTCGGAAACGCCATGAAGGCGAAGCCGAGTCACCTCGAGTATCGGGTGGGGAGCGCCATGGTGGAGACGATCGCCCTGCGCTGGGCGATGCAACGGAACAAGGCCAACGAGGCTCGATTCGATGCGGCGCTCGAATCGGTTTTGCCGCTCCTCGACGTGAAGCGCGCCGATCCTCGACTTTACGTCGCGCTTGGCGAGATTCACGAGCTCAAAGGTCGGTTCAGGAGCGGGCGAGGCGGAGGCGCGGAGCCCGAGATCACGCGGGGGCTGGCGTTCATCACGCAGGCGTTGTCCATTCATCCCCGCATGCCGGGCGCCCTCGCGTGCAAGGGCAGGCTCTTGCTTCTGCGGGCGTCGATGGCCAAGAGGGAGAGCGAGGCGCGCGAGGCTGCGAAATTGTCGCTGGAGGCATTTTCGGCGGCTGCGCGGGACAACCCGCTCGTCGAGAGGATGGACCGGCAGGCCATCGAGGCCGCGCGGCGCCTTGCGCGGGAGGCGCCGGCGCGCGGCCCCTGA
- a CDS encoding DUF3224 domain-containing protein, translated as MNHKAQGRFDITRTAEPPYDTREGATLGRSRFDKRFEGGLVATSVVEMISAVSGVKGSAGYVALERVEGALDGRSGSFVLQHSGTMDRGAASLSVTVVPDTATGSLTGLHGRMQIDIVGGEHRYTFDYDLPAEPAAP; from the coding sequence ATGAACCACAAGGCCCAAGGACGCTTCGATATCACCCGAACCGCCGAACCGCCGTACGATACCCGCGAAGGCGCCACGCTCGGGCGCAGCCGCTTCGACAAACGATTCGAGGGCGGACTCGTGGCCACGAGCGTCGTGGAGATGATCAGCGCGGTGTCTGGCGTGAAGGGTTCGGCCGGATACGTGGCGCTCGAGCGCGTGGAAGGCGCGCTCGACGGGCGCTCCGGGAGCTTCGTGCTGCAACACAGCGGCACGATGGACCGCGGCGCCGCCTCGCTTTCGGTGACCGTGGTGCCCGACACCGCCACGGGCTCCCTCACCGGGCTGCACGGCCGAATGCAAATCGACATCGTGGGCGGCGAACACCGATACACGTTCGACTACGATCTACCCGCCGAGCCCGCGGCCCCGTAA
- a CDS encoding metallophosphoesterase yields MQKRLRRRDLLRVAGCCAVGIAALDAFAIEPARIEIVEHDIPVPGLPRGLEGFRIAHLSDLHLSSLGHVHHAVLAAMKSFQPNLVVLTGDSVEDPNALSVLSEFCRALAATGREVVATVGNWEHWGGVPMDDLRRAFVRVGARLLGNESTRLTSGITVVATDDFCSGHDDLTAALRDLPSGPARLFLTHAPGIFDELPSDAPRFDLGLSGHTHGGQVRAFGAPIWVPPGSGRFRAGMYTTAKGPIYVSRGIGTSVLPVRFTCRPELPLLRLVAG; encoded by the coding sequence ATGCAGAAGCGCCTGCGTCGACGAGACCTCCTGCGCGTCGCGGGTTGTTGTGCGGTCGGGATCGCTGCGCTCGACGCCTTCGCGATCGAGCCTGCCAGGATCGAGATCGTCGAGCACGACATCCCCGTCCCGGGCCTCCCGCGGGGCCTCGAGGGCTTCCGCATCGCCCACCTCTCGGATTTGCATTTGAGTTCGCTCGGACATGTGCACCACGCCGTACTGGCGGCCATGAAGTCGTTCCAGCCAAACCTCGTCGTCCTGACCGGCGACTCCGTCGAGGATCCGAACGCGCTCAGCGTGCTCTCGGAGTTCTGCCGCGCGCTCGCCGCGACGGGGCGCGAGGTGGTCGCGACGGTCGGGAACTGGGAGCACTGGGGCGGGGTCCCGATGGACGACCTACGCCGGGCATTCGTGCGTGTCGGCGCGAGGCTCCTCGGAAACGAATCCACGCGGCTCACGAGCGGCATTACCGTCGTCGCCACGGACGATTTTTGCAGCGGGCACGACGATCTCACTGCCGCGCTGCGCGACCTGCCCTCCGGACCCGCGCGGCTGTTTCTCACGCACGCGCCTGGCATTTTCGACGAGCTGCCCAGCGACGCGCCGCGCTTCGATCTCGGCCTTTCAGGACACACGCATGGCGGACAGGTGCGGGCCTTCGGCGCGCCGATATGGGTCCCGCCCGGCTCGGGGCGTTTTCGAGCAGGGATGTATACGACGGCCAAGGGGCCCATTTACGTGAGCCGCGGTATCGGCACGAGCGTTCTGCCCGTGCGGTTCACGTGCAGGCCGGAGTTGCCCCTCTTGCGGCTCGTCGCTGGATGA
- a CDS encoding radical SAM protein, protein MRFILSNYGHRYLLHLARSGALDQAVEADDVGRLCRIFSRGVLDEDESPELSALVARGMIEPAPEGMDRDAARLRYDRNPLEHLRRVVFEYTTVCNLDCNHCRNSNLEAHAEADPTRLRRIVDAVVPLGLDRFDFIGGEVTLYGKGWLDLVAYIRAQGGTHASVITSGWFFGETNFRAAGKRYASDREYLGDLRARGLTHVIVSLDGPAAAHDVCRGVPGLYDRVIEGLDKVRDAGLEPRVSLVVGMGISRAETQPWMAGLSRRIYGPAPDDLTAAQRLVLDESNYVSNFIDVGGGVKLRRSRRDLAAFTNDELRCKNFFRPAPTLRIKATGEIALCPLIEGGDGYGNVHERDIVELLNHMQDAFVYKLHAERRVGAHLRFVKPEVFGGSIGHACSVRVAINMIARTMHERGVAADDQAAIHAINVEVAEKMGVLPRTGIHRANGHVRAR, encoded by the coding sequence ATGCGCTTTATTCTCAGCAACTACGGGCACCGCTACCTCTTGCACCTCGCGCGTTCGGGCGCGCTCGACCAGGCCGTCGAAGCGGACGACGTGGGTCGGCTCTGTCGGATCTTCTCTCGCGGCGTCCTCGACGAGGACGAAAGTCCCGAGCTCTCGGCGCTCGTGGCGCGCGGGATGATCGAGCCGGCCCCCGAAGGCATGGATCGCGACGCCGCCCGCCTGCGTTATGATCGCAACCCGCTGGAGCACCTCCGGCGCGTGGTCTTCGAGTACACGACGGTCTGCAACCTCGATTGCAACCACTGCCGCAATTCGAACCTGGAGGCGCACGCCGAGGCCGATCCGACGCGGCTCCGGCGGATCGTCGACGCCGTCGTGCCGCTCGGCCTCGACCGCTTCGATTTCATCGGCGGTGAGGTTACGCTGTACGGCAAGGGATGGCTCGATCTCGTCGCGTACATCCGCGCGCAGGGCGGCACACACGCGTCCGTCATCACGAGCGGGTGGTTCTTCGGCGAAACGAATTTCCGCGCGGCGGGAAAACGTTATGCGAGCGATCGCGAATACCTGGGTGATCTCCGGGCCCGCGGCCTCACGCACGTCATCGTCAGCCTCGACGGCCCTGCTGCGGCGCACGATGTTTGCCGCGGGGTGCCGGGTCTCTATGATCGCGTGATCGAGGGGCTCGACAAGGTGCGCGACGCCGGCCTCGAACCACGCGTGTCCCTCGTGGTCGGCATGGGCATCTCCCGCGCGGAAACGCAGCCGTGGATGGCCGGCCTCTCGCGGCGCATCTATGGTCCCGCGCCGGACGATCTCACGGCTGCGCAGCGGCTCGTGCTGGACGAATCCAACTACGTGAGCAATTTCATCGACGTCGGCGGCGGCGTGAAACTCCGGCGTTCGCGCCGCGACCTCGCGGCGTTCACCAATGACGAGCTCCGCTGCAAGAACTTCTTCCGCCCCGCCCCCACGCTGCGCATCAAGGCGACGGGCGAGATCGCGCTTTGCCCTCTGATCGAGGGCGGCGACGGGTATGGCAACGTGCATGAGCGGGACATCGTCGAGCTGCTCAACCACATGCAGGACGCGTTCGTGTACAAGCTGCACGCCGAGCGGCGCGTCGGCGCGCACCTTCGTTTCGTGAAGCCCGAGGTCTTCGGCGGGAGCATCGGCCATGCTTGCAGCGTGCGCGTGGCGATCAACATGATCGCCCGGACCATGCACGAGCGTGGCGTGGCCGCAGACGATCAGGCTGCGATTCATGCCATCAACGTGGAGGTCGCCGAGAAAATGGGTGTATTGCCGCGGACCGGCATCCACCGCGCAAATGGTCACGTCCGCGCGCGGTGA